In the Profundibacter amoris genome, CCGGGGTCGGACTGGGACTGGCAGTTGTCGGGCACCGTCACCCCGCCCGAAGGGGTGCGGGTGTTTGATGCCGATCCCGACGATGTGACAAAGGAACAGATCGCCGCGCTGAACAGGGATGGCGTTTATACCATCTGTTACGTCAGCGTCGGCACGCTGGAAAACTGGCGCGATGATGTCGATCATTTCCCGCCCACCATTGTTGGCAACCGTTACGAGGATTGGCCGGATGAAAACTTCCTCGACATTCGCGACCGTAGCCATCTGCCCGCGCTGATGGCCGAACGGTTTGCCCGTTGCAAGGCGATGGGGTTCGATGCGGTGGAGCCGGACAATATGGATGTTTACGCCAATGACTCGGGCTTCCCGCTGACCCGCGAGGATGGTTTGCGCTATATCAAGCTTCTGGCCACCACCGCCCATATGATGGGCCTCGAGATTGGCCAGAAAAACGTGCCGGAGCTGACGGATGATCTGGTGCGCACAATGGATTTCGTTATCACCGAAAGCTGCTATCAGGATGGATGGTGCACGCAGGTCCTGCCCTATATCCGATACGGCAAACCGGTGTTTGACGCTGAATATACCGACCGCGACATAGACTTTGAAAACGCGTGCA is a window encoding:
- a CDS encoding endo alpha-1,4 polygalactosaminidase, which produces MSGTVTPPEGVRVFDADPDDVTKEQIAALNRDGVYTICYVSVGTLENWRDDVDHFPPTIVGNRYEDWPDENFLDIRDRSHLPALMAERFARCKAMGFDAVEPDNMDVYANDSGFPLTREDGLRYIKLLATTAHMMGLEIGQKNVPELTDDLVRTMDFVITESCYQDGWCTQVLPYIRYGKPVFDAEYTDRDIDFENACRRARKSLISVILKDRDLGPARQSCR